From the Halichoerus grypus chromosome 3, mHalGry1.hap1.1, whole genome shotgun sequence genome, one window contains:
- the PPID gene encoding peptidyl-prolyl cis-trans isomerase D isoform X2 produces MSHPSPQTKPSNPSNPRVFFDVDIGGERVGRIVLELFADIVPKTAENFRALCTGEKGIGPTTGKPLHFKGCPFHRIIKKFMIQGGDFSNQNGTGGESIYGEKFEDENFYYKHDQEGLLSMANAGCNTNGSQFFITAVPTPHLDGKHVVFGQVIKGMGVARILENVEVKGEKPAKLCVIAECGELKEGDDWGIFPKDGSGDSHPDFPEDADIDLKDVNKILLITEDVKNIGNTFFKSQNWEMAIKKYAKVLRYVEGSKAVIEKADRLKLQPIALSCVLNIGACKLKMSNWQGAIDSCLEALEIDPSNTKALYRRAQGWQGLKEYDQALADLKKAQEIAPEDKAIQAELLKVKQKIKAQKDKEKAAYAKMFA; encoded by the exons ATGTCGCACCCGTCCCCCCAAACTAAGCCCTCCAACCCCAGTAACCCCAGAGTCTTCTTTGATGTGGACATCGGAGGGGAGCGAG ttGGTCGAATTGTCTTAGAATTGTTTGCAGATATTGTACCCAAAACTGCAGAAAATTTTCGTGCATTGTGTACAGGGGAAAAAGGCATTGGACCCACCACTGGGAAACCTCTCCATTTCAAAGGATGCCCTTTCCATCGAA ttATTAAGAAATTTATGATTCAGGGTGGAGACTTCTCAAATCAAAATGGGACAGGTGGAGAAAGTATTTATGGTGAAAAATTTGAAGATGAAAATTTCTATTATAAG CATGATCAGGAAGGTTTATTGAGCATGGCAAATGCAGGCTGCAATACAAATGGTTCTCAGTTCTTTATCACAGCAGTCCCAACTCCTCACTTGGATGGGAAACATGTGGTATTTGGCCAAGTAATTAAAGGAATGGGTGTGGCAAGGATACTGGAAAATGTAGAAGTGAAAGGTGAAAAACCTGCCAAA TTGTGCGTTATTGCAGAATGCGGAGAATTGAAGGAAGGGGATGATTGGGGCATATTCCCAAAAGATGGCTCTGGTGACAGTCATCCAGACTTCCCTGAGGATGCAGATATAGATTTAAAAGAT gtaaataaaattttactaataACAGAAGAtgtaaaaaatattggaaatacttttttcaaATCTCAGAACTGGGAGATGGCcattaaaaaatatgcaaaagttTTAag ATATGTGGAAGGTTCAAAGGCTGTTATTGAGAAAGCAGATAGATTGAAGCTGCAACCTATAGCTTTAAGCTGTGTGCTGAATATTGGTGCTTGTAAACTGAAGATGTCAAATTGGCAGGGAGCAATCGACAGTTGTTTGGAG GCTCTTGAAATAGACCCATCCAATACCAAAGCATTATACCGTAGAGCTCAAGGATGGCAAGGATTAAAAGAATACGATCAAGCATTG GCTGATCTTAAGAAAGCTCAGGAGATAGCACCGGAAGATAAAG CTATCCAGGCAGAATTGCTGAAAgtcaaacaaaagataaaagcacagaaagataaagagaaggcaGCGTATGCAAAAATGTTTGCCTAG
- the PPID gene encoding peptidyl-prolyl cis-trans isomerase D isoform X1 produces MSHPSPQTKPSNPSNPRVFFDVDIGGERVGRIVLELFADIVPKTAENFRALCTGEKGIGPTTGKPLHFKGCPFHRIIKKFMIQGGDFSNQNGTGGESIYGEKFEDENFYYKHDQEGLLSMANAGCNTNGSQFFITAVPTPHLDGKHVVFGQVIKGMGVARILENVEVKGEKPAKLCVIAECGELKEGDDWGIFPKDGSGDSHPDFPEDADIDLKDVNKILLITEDVKNIGNTFFKSQNWEMAIKKYAKVLRYVEGSKAVIEKADRLKLQPIALSCVLNIGACKLKMSNWQGAIDSCLEALEIDPSNTKALYRRAQGWQGLKEYDQALADLKKAQEIAPEDKGKLAVFMVKVHFVLLRMYLYEPLYPLPLRYLFNRYYIMTVIGTDHMAVNKSRSLLSKELTF; encoded by the exons ATGTCGCACCCGTCCCCCCAAACTAAGCCCTCCAACCCCAGTAACCCCAGAGTCTTCTTTGATGTGGACATCGGAGGGGAGCGAG ttGGTCGAATTGTCTTAGAATTGTTTGCAGATATTGTACCCAAAACTGCAGAAAATTTTCGTGCATTGTGTACAGGGGAAAAAGGCATTGGACCCACCACTGGGAAACCTCTCCATTTCAAAGGATGCCCTTTCCATCGAA ttATTAAGAAATTTATGATTCAGGGTGGAGACTTCTCAAATCAAAATGGGACAGGTGGAGAAAGTATTTATGGTGAAAAATTTGAAGATGAAAATTTCTATTATAAG CATGATCAGGAAGGTTTATTGAGCATGGCAAATGCAGGCTGCAATACAAATGGTTCTCAGTTCTTTATCACAGCAGTCCCAACTCCTCACTTGGATGGGAAACATGTGGTATTTGGCCAAGTAATTAAAGGAATGGGTGTGGCAAGGATACTGGAAAATGTAGAAGTGAAAGGTGAAAAACCTGCCAAA TTGTGCGTTATTGCAGAATGCGGAGAATTGAAGGAAGGGGATGATTGGGGCATATTCCCAAAAGATGGCTCTGGTGACAGTCATCCAGACTTCCCTGAGGATGCAGATATAGATTTAAAAGAT gtaaataaaattttactaataACAGAAGAtgtaaaaaatattggaaatacttttttcaaATCTCAGAACTGGGAGATGGCcattaaaaaatatgcaaaagttTTAag ATATGTGGAAGGTTCAAAGGCTGTTATTGAGAAAGCAGATAGATTGAAGCTGCAACCTATAGCTTTAAGCTGTGTGCTGAATATTGGTGCTTGTAAACTGAAGATGTCAAATTGGCAGGGAGCAATCGACAGTTGTTTGGAG GCTCTTGAAATAGACCCATCCAATACCAAAGCATTATACCGTAGAGCTCAAGGATGGCAAGGATTAAAAGAATACGATCAAGCATTG GCTGATCTTAAGAAAGCTCAGGAGATAGCACCGGAAGATAAAGGTAAGTTGGCAGTTTTTATGGTCAAAGTTCATTTTGTCCTGTTAAGAATGTATCTTTATGAACCATTGTACCCTTTGCCACTTAGGTATTTGTTCAACAGATACTACATAATGACTGTTATTGGTACTGATCATATGGCAGTGAACAAGTcaaggtccctgctctcaaaagagcttacattctag